The Microbulbifer sp. TB1203 nucleotide sequence CCACTGGTTTGCTGGTGTACGACGCCACTGCGAGAATGCTTGCGGAAACATTCCCCACCTCGGTCCAATCGATGGAACTGGTGGCCGGGAATTTCAACCGTCGCGCCGGAAGTGCCTGGGACAGTGTGATCGACTTTATCAAGTTGCACTACTGCCTTTCCCAGCGAATGGATAATCCCTTCTGGCTGGAAAACAGGGAGGGGCTGCCGGATTCCCTGCGGGAAAAGCTTGAGCTGTGGCGATACCAGCCACCCACCGAATACGATTTCCCGAGCAAGGCGGAGGTATTCAACCTGGCCAACTACCTGTATGTGCTCTACGGAATGGAATTCCATACGGAAGTTCAGCACGCGCGGGCCCGGTATGGAGATATTTCCCAGGCTGAGAGACAGTTCTCAAGAAATTCGGGGTTGGCCGATGAAATTTGTAGTGGCTTGATTCCGCACCGGGCGCTAATAGAAAAAATCAAACAATACGGGCTGCAAAAAGTTTAGATAAATTCCATGCCTGATCGTAAATCCAGAACTATCAATATCGTCGGAGGCGGTTCCGCTGGCTGGATGACCGCGCTTTACCTCAATCGCTATTTTAACGGCGCGGGCGAGAACTTCGTTATCAATGTTATTGAGAGCCCCGATATTGGCATTATCGGCGTCCTGAGCGATCGGGATGACAGCGATTTCTGGCGCTCCGCTCCCGAAACGTTGGAACACTGCCCATGGCTCAAGGCGCAGTTGCAGTTGTGGAGCGAAAAAATCTGTGAGTTCCAGGACTTTGCCGGCACCTTTGCCAGCATTTTTTCCGATTTGAATTACCGCTATGTGCTCTACGGCATGCAGCATTATCCCAGACTCGGAATTCAACTGGATAAGAAGCGGGGCGATGCTCTGCTGGGGCAGTTTCGCGCGATGGCGGACAGGGCTGTGGCAAACAGCCTGCACCACAGCGATTTCCTGCAGTTTTTTGCCCGGGGGCCTCTTCGGAAAGACGTGGTAAGTGTCAATGTTTAGTGCCGGAAGAAACAGGCTTTGGCTTTGGGGGCTGTGGCTGGCGGTTTTTTATGGCAGCTGGCTTGTTCTGGTGGCGGTGCTCGGCCACTGGCAAACCGCTGAGGATCACTGGCCGATGGCCCTCGCCATGGCGCTGGGCAGCTACGCTGCCGGTTCCACTCCCATGGGGGGCGGCACCGTGGGCTTTCCGGTGCTGGTGCTCCTGTTCGATATGCCGGCGAGTCTGGGGCGGGATTTCAGTTTTGCAGTGCAATCCA carries:
- a CDS encoding tryptophan 7-halogenase encodes the protein MPDRKSRTINIVGGGSAGWMTALYLNRYFNGAGENFVINVIESPDIGIIGVLSDRDDSDFWRSAPETLEHCPWLKAQLQLWSEKICEFQDFAGTFASIFSDLNYRYVLYGMQHYPRLGIQLDKKRGDALLGQFRAMADRAVANSLHHSDFLQFFARGPLRKDVVSVNV